The following are from one region of the Channa argus isolate prfri chromosome 6, Channa argus male v1.0, whole genome shotgun sequence genome:
- the LOC137129142 gene encoding mitochondrial intermediate peptidase-like isoform X1 — translation MSACKKLLYFAKQRSLWTSLWRNVATWSPVGAAFNAKPHRRVDLFDKNVGLFGVPELSCPTGFHLTTKKALKNSETLVEKACTCPPGIETVESFDQLSDGLCKVADLADFVKVAHPDPAFREAAEKTCIEIGTVVEKLNTNTELCTSLKKLLDNPDIVAQLDPDTRRVAELFMFDFEISGIHLDDKLRKEAVALHVKLLDLSNEFLVGSHMPNRIARSALPEHLHVQFENEGSFIQIGGLHADSADDLVREIAYRIYLYPNAELMVCLEELLKCRYKLAKLIGYESYGHRALKGTMAKTPETVMSFLELLTDKLSDRTTRDFKMMSHMKKKLNPRHSELMPWDHPFLSGVLRAERYNIEPSLYSPYLSLGGCMEGLNNLFSHLFGVSFMSEHPSAGEVWSEDVRKLAVLHETEGLLGYIYCDFFHRPNKPHQDCHFTIRGGRWCQETGQYQLPVVVLMLSLPHPTKSTPTLLTPGMMENLFHEMGHAMHSMLGRTRYQHVTGTRCATDFAEVPSILMEYFANDYRVISKFARHYETGQPLPENMVARLCESKKVCGAADTQLQVFYAALDQVYHSKPQNRSTTEILMETQQKFYGLPYAANTAWQLRFSHLVGYGAKYYSYLMSRAVASMVWKQCFVQDPFNRDMGERYRREMLAHGGAKEPMLMVEGMLQRRPTFEDFVNALVSELNPNFETFIMDSES, via the exons ATGTCAGCGTGTAAAAAGTTGCTTTATTTTGCGAAGCAAAGAAGCTTGTGGACGAGTCTATGGAGAAATGTCGCAACTTGGTCCCCTGTTGGAGCTGCATTCAATGCCAAACCTCATAGGAGAGTGGACCTGTTTGATAAAAACGTG GGTTTGTTTGGCGTGCCAGAGCTGAGTTGTCCCACAGGCTTCCATCTAACCACAAAGAAAGCTCTCAAAAACAGTGAAACTCTGGTGGAAAAGGCTTGTACTTGTCCTCCAGGGATTGAGACAGTAGAGTCTTTCGACCAGCTCTCAGATGGTTTATGTAAAGTGGCTGATTTG GCAGACTTTGTTAAAGTAGCTCATCCAGATCCAGCATTCCGTGAAGCTGCAGAGAAGACCTGCATAGAGATTGGCACCGTTGTGGAGAA GCTGAACACTAACACTGAATTATGCACGAGCCTAAAGAAGCTCCTGGATAACCCAGACATTGTGGCTCAGTTGGACCCCGACACAAG GCGAGTGGCAGAGTTGTTCATGTTCGACTTTGAAATCAGTGGAATTCATCTAGATGACAAGCTG AGGAAGGAGGCAGTTGCCCTGCATGTTAAGCTGTTGGATCTTAGCAATGAGTTTCTGGTTGGCTCACACATGCCAAACAGGATTGCAAGGTCTGCACTTCCTGAGCACCTACATGTGCAGTTTGAAAATGAAGGAAGCTTCATTCAGATTGGGGGATTACATGCAGATTCTGCTGACGACTTG GTTCGAGAAATTGCCTACAGGATTTATCTCTATCCTAATGCAGAACTGATGGTGTGTCTGGAAGAGCTGCTGAAATGCAGATACAAACTGGCCAAACTGATCGGCTATGAGTCCTATGGACACAGAGCCTTAAAGGGAACCATGGCAAAAACACCAG AGACGGTGATGAGCTTTCTTGAGCTGTTAACAGACAAGCTGTCAGACAG AACAACCAGAGACTTTAAGATGATGAGCCATATGAAGAAGAAACTCAATCCACgacattct GAACTCATGCCCTGGGATCATCCATTCCTCAGCGGTGTCCTGCGTGCTGAAAG gTACAACATAGAGCCCAGTCTGTATAGTCCTTACTTGTCTCTGGGTGGCTGTATGGAGGGTTTGAACAACCTCTTCTCTCACCTGTTTGGTGTGTCCTTCATGTCTGAACATCCCAGTGCTGGAGAAGTGTGGAGTGAGGATGTCCGCAAATTG GCTGTGCTACATGAGACAGAGGGATTACTGGGATACATCTACTGCGACTTTTTCCACCGACCAAATAAACCTCATCAG GACTGTCACTTCACCATCCGTGGGGGCCGCTGGTGCCAGGAAACAGGTCAGTACCAGCTGCCTGTTGTAGTGCTGATGCTGAGTCTACCACACCCCACCAAGAGCACCCCCACCCTGCTCACTCCAGGCATGATGGAGAACCTCTTCCATGAGATGGGACATGCCATGCACTCCATGCTTGGACGCACTCGCTACCAGCATGTCACAG GTACAAGATGTGCAACTGACTTTGCTGAGGTCCCTTCCATCCTCATGGAGTACTTTGCCAATGACTATCGAGTCATCAGCAAGTTTGCACGCCATTATGAAACCGGACAG CCTTTGCCTGAGAATATGGTGGCTCGCCTCTGTGAGTCGAAGAAGGTGTGCggagctgcagacacacagctgCAG GTTTTCTATGCAGCATTGGACCAGGTCTACCACAGCAAACCTCAGAACCGCTCCACCACAGAGATCCTGATGGAAACACAGCAGAAATTCTATGGCTTACCTTATGCGGCTAATACG GCATGGCAGCTAAGATTCAGTCACCTGGTTGGCTATGGAGCCAAGTACTACTCCTATCTCATGTCCCGTGCCGTTGCCTCAATGGTGTGGAAACAGTGCTTCGTTCAGGATCCTTTTAACAG GGACATGGGTGAGCGTTATCGTCGAGAGATGCTGGCCCATGGAGGAGCCAAGGAGCCAATGCTGATGGTGGAAG GGATGCTGCAGAGACGGCCCACCTTTGAGGACTTTGTCAATGCTTTGGTGTCCGAGCTCAACCCAAACTTTGAAACCTTCATCATGGACTCTGAAAGCTGA
- the LOC137129142 gene encoding mitochondrial intermediate peptidase-like isoform X3, with product MSACKKLLYFAKQRSLWTSLWRNVATWSPVGAAFNAKPHRRVDLFDKNVGLFGVPELSCPTGFHLTTKKALKNSETLVEKACTCPPGIETVESFDQLSDGLCKVADLADFVKVAHPDPAFREAAEKTCIEIGTVVEKLNTNTELCTSLKKLLDNPDIVAQLDPDTRRVAELFMFDFEISGIHLDDKLRKEAVALHVKLLDLSNEFLVGSHMPNRIARSALPEHLHVQFENEGSFIQIGGLHADSADDLVREIAYRIYLYPNAELMVCLEELLKCRYKLAKLIGYESYGHRALKGTMAKTPETVMSFLELLTDKLSDRTTRDFKMMSHMKKKLNPRHSELMPWDHPFLSGVLRAERYNIEPSLYSPYLSLGGCMEGLNNLFSHLFGVSFMSEHPSAGEVWSEDVRKLAVLHETEGLLGYIYCDFFHRPNKPHQDCHFTIRGGRWCQETGQYQLPVVVLMLSLPHPTKSTPTLLTPGMMENLFHEMGHAMHSMLGRTRYQHVTGTRCATDFAEVPSILMEYFANDYRVISKFARHYETGQPLPENMVARLCESKKVCGAADTQLQVFYAALDQVYHSKPQNRSTTEILMETQQKFYGLPYAANTAWQLRFSHLVGYGAKYYSYLMSRAVASMVWKQCFVQDPFNRDMGERYRREMLAHGGAKEPMLMVEASSLPSRSTLPWKCG from the exons ATGTCAGCGTGTAAAAAGTTGCTTTATTTTGCGAAGCAAAGAAGCTTGTGGACGAGTCTATGGAGAAATGTCGCAACTTGGTCCCCTGTTGGAGCTGCATTCAATGCCAAACCTCATAGGAGAGTGGACCTGTTTGATAAAAACGTG GGTTTGTTTGGCGTGCCAGAGCTGAGTTGTCCCACAGGCTTCCATCTAACCACAAAGAAAGCTCTCAAAAACAGTGAAACTCTGGTGGAAAAGGCTTGTACTTGTCCTCCAGGGATTGAGACAGTAGAGTCTTTCGACCAGCTCTCAGATGGTTTATGTAAAGTGGCTGATTTG GCAGACTTTGTTAAAGTAGCTCATCCAGATCCAGCATTCCGTGAAGCTGCAGAGAAGACCTGCATAGAGATTGGCACCGTTGTGGAGAA GCTGAACACTAACACTGAATTATGCACGAGCCTAAAGAAGCTCCTGGATAACCCAGACATTGTGGCTCAGTTGGACCCCGACACAAG GCGAGTGGCAGAGTTGTTCATGTTCGACTTTGAAATCAGTGGAATTCATCTAGATGACAAGCTG AGGAAGGAGGCAGTTGCCCTGCATGTTAAGCTGTTGGATCTTAGCAATGAGTTTCTGGTTGGCTCACACATGCCAAACAGGATTGCAAGGTCTGCACTTCCTGAGCACCTACATGTGCAGTTTGAAAATGAAGGAAGCTTCATTCAGATTGGGGGATTACATGCAGATTCTGCTGACGACTTG GTTCGAGAAATTGCCTACAGGATTTATCTCTATCCTAATGCAGAACTGATGGTGTGTCTGGAAGAGCTGCTGAAATGCAGATACAAACTGGCCAAACTGATCGGCTATGAGTCCTATGGACACAGAGCCTTAAAGGGAACCATGGCAAAAACACCAG AGACGGTGATGAGCTTTCTTGAGCTGTTAACAGACAAGCTGTCAGACAG AACAACCAGAGACTTTAAGATGATGAGCCATATGAAGAAGAAACTCAATCCACgacattct GAACTCATGCCCTGGGATCATCCATTCCTCAGCGGTGTCCTGCGTGCTGAAAG gTACAACATAGAGCCCAGTCTGTATAGTCCTTACTTGTCTCTGGGTGGCTGTATGGAGGGTTTGAACAACCTCTTCTCTCACCTGTTTGGTGTGTCCTTCATGTCTGAACATCCCAGTGCTGGAGAAGTGTGGAGTGAGGATGTCCGCAAATTG GCTGTGCTACATGAGACAGAGGGATTACTGGGATACATCTACTGCGACTTTTTCCACCGACCAAATAAACCTCATCAG GACTGTCACTTCACCATCCGTGGGGGCCGCTGGTGCCAGGAAACAGGTCAGTACCAGCTGCCTGTTGTAGTGCTGATGCTGAGTCTACCACACCCCACCAAGAGCACCCCCACCCTGCTCACTCCAGGCATGATGGAGAACCTCTTCCATGAGATGGGACATGCCATGCACTCCATGCTTGGACGCACTCGCTACCAGCATGTCACAG GTACAAGATGTGCAACTGACTTTGCTGAGGTCCCTTCCATCCTCATGGAGTACTTTGCCAATGACTATCGAGTCATCAGCAAGTTTGCACGCCATTATGAAACCGGACAG CCTTTGCCTGAGAATATGGTGGCTCGCCTCTGTGAGTCGAAGAAGGTGTGCggagctgcagacacacagctgCAG GTTTTCTATGCAGCATTGGACCAGGTCTACCACAGCAAACCTCAGAACCGCTCCACCACAGAGATCCTGATGGAAACACAGCAGAAATTCTATGGCTTACCTTATGCGGCTAATACG GCATGGCAGCTAAGATTCAGTCACCTGGTTGGCTATGGAGCCAAGTACTACTCCTATCTCATGTCCCGTGCCGTTGCCTCAATGGTGTGGAAACAGTGCTTCGTTCAGGATCCTTTTAACAG GGACATGGGTGAGCGTTATCGTCGAGAGATGCTGGCCCATGGAGGAGCCAAGGAGCCAATGCTGATGGTGGAAG
- the LOC137129142 gene encoding mitochondrial intermediate peptidase-like isoform X2: MSACKKLLYFAKQRSLWTSLWRNVATWSPVGAAFNAKPHRRVDLFDKNVGLFGVPELSCPTGFHLTTKKALKNSETLVEKACTCPPGIETVESFDQLSDGLCKVADLADFVKVAHPDPAFREAAEKTCIEIGTVVEKLNTNTELCTSLKKLLDNPDIVAQLDPDTRRVAELFMFDFEISGIHLDDKLRKEAVALHVKLLDLSNEFLVGSHMPNRIARSALPEHLHVQFENEGSFIQIGGLHADSADDLVREIAYRIYLYPNAELMVCLEELLKCRYKLAKLIGYESYGHRALKGTMAKTPETVMSFLELLTDKLSDRTTRDFKMMSHMKKKLNPRHSELMPWDHPFLSGVLRAERYNIEPSLYSPYLSLGGCMEGLNNLFSHLFGVSFMSEHPSAGEVWSEDVRKLAVLHETEGLLGYIYCDFFHRPNKPHQDCHFTIRGGRWCQETGQYQLPVVVLMLSLPHPTKSTPTLLTPGMMENLFHEMGHAMHSMLGRTRYQHVTGTRCATDFAEVPSILMEYFANDYRVISKFARHYETGQPLPENMVARLCESKKVCGAADTQLQVFYAALDQVYHSKPQNRSTTEILMETQQKFYGLPYAANTAWQLRFSHLVGYGAKYYSYLMSRAVASMVWKQCFVQDPFNRDMGERYRREMLAHGGAKEPMLMVEDTPEQTPQSGFLHLS, encoded by the exons ATGTCAGCGTGTAAAAAGTTGCTTTATTTTGCGAAGCAAAGAAGCTTGTGGACGAGTCTATGGAGAAATGTCGCAACTTGGTCCCCTGTTGGAGCTGCATTCAATGCCAAACCTCATAGGAGAGTGGACCTGTTTGATAAAAACGTG GGTTTGTTTGGCGTGCCAGAGCTGAGTTGTCCCACAGGCTTCCATCTAACCACAAAGAAAGCTCTCAAAAACAGTGAAACTCTGGTGGAAAAGGCTTGTACTTGTCCTCCAGGGATTGAGACAGTAGAGTCTTTCGACCAGCTCTCAGATGGTTTATGTAAAGTGGCTGATTTG GCAGACTTTGTTAAAGTAGCTCATCCAGATCCAGCATTCCGTGAAGCTGCAGAGAAGACCTGCATAGAGATTGGCACCGTTGTGGAGAA GCTGAACACTAACACTGAATTATGCACGAGCCTAAAGAAGCTCCTGGATAACCCAGACATTGTGGCTCAGTTGGACCCCGACACAAG GCGAGTGGCAGAGTTGTTCATGTTCGACTTTGAAATCAGTGGAATTCATCTAGATGACAAGCTG AGGAAGGAGGCAGTTGCCCTGCATGTTAAGCTGTTGGATCTTAGCAATGAGTTTCTGGTTGGCTCACACATGCCAAACAGGATTGCAAGGTCTGCACTTCCTGAGCACCTACATGTGCAGTTTGAAAATGAAGGAAGCTTCATTCAGATTGGGGGATTACATGCAGATTCTGCTGACGACTTG GTTCGAGAAATTGCCTACAGGATTTATCTCTATCCTAATGCAGAACTGATGGTGTGTCTGGAAGAGCTGCTGAAATGCAGATACAAACTGGCCAAACTGATCGGCTATGAGTCCTATGGACACAGAGCCTTAAAGGGAACCATGGCAAAAACACCAG AGACGGTGATGAGCTTTCTTGAGCTGTTAACAGACAAGCTGTCAGACAG AACAACCAGAGACTTTAAGATGATGAGCCATATGAAGAAGAAACTCAATCCACgacattct GAACTCATGCCCTGGGATCATCCATTCCTCAGCGGTGTCCTGCGTGCTGAAAG gTACAACATAGAGCCCAGTCTGTATAGTCCTTACTTGTCTCTGGGTGGCTGTATGGAGGGTTTGAACAACCTCTTCTCTCACCTGTTTGGTGTGTCCTTCATGTCTGAACATCCCAGTGCTGGAGAAGTGTGGAGTGAGGATGTCCGCAAATTG GCTGTGCTACATGAGACAGAGGGATTACTGGGATACATCTACTGCGACTTTTTCCACCGACCAAATAAACCTCATCAG GACTGTCACTTCACCATCCGTGGGGGCCGCTGGTGCCAGGAAACAGGTCAGTACCAGCTGCCTGTTGTAGTGCTGATGCTGAGTCTACCACACCCCACCAAGAGCACCCCCACCCTGCTCACTCCAGGCATGATGGAGAACCTCTTCCATGAGATGGGACATGCCATGCACTCCATGCTTGGACGCACTCGCTACCAGCATGTCACAG GTACAAGATGTGCAACTGACTTTGCTGAGGTCCCTTCCATCCTCATGGAGTACTTTGCCAATGACTATCGAGTCATCAGCAAGTTTGCACGCCATTATGAAACCGGACAG CCTTTGCCTGAGAATATGGTGGCTCGCCTCTGTGAGTCGAAGAAGGTGTGCggagctgcagacacacagctgCAG GTTTTCTATGCAGCATTGGACCAGGTCTACCACAGCAAACCTCAGAACCGCTCCACCACAGAGATCCTGATGGAAACACAGCAGAAATTCTATGGCTTACCTTATGCGGCTAATACG GCATGGCAGCTAAGATTCAGTCACCTGGTTGGCTATGGAGCCAAGTACTACTCCTATCTCATGTCCCGTGCCGTTGCCTCAATGGTGTGGAAACAGTGCTTCGTTCAGGATCCTTTTAACAG GGACATGGGTGAGCGTTATCGTCGAGAGATGCTGGCCCATGGAGGAGCCAAGGAGCCAATGCTGATGGTGGAAG ACACTCCTGAACAAACTCCACAAAGTGGCTTTTTGCATCTGTCTTGA